The proteins below are encoded in one region of Acetoanaerobium noterae:
- the ftsY gene encoding signal recognition particle-docking protein FtsY, with protein sequence MLKKFWNSLNKKNDSTNEEIVEKDDLKAEEENWENANTDEDINANEMNEDDKEVIEEESIVESIEENIEEASLNDNVEAGKIEEVSLNQAESDMDEEQPQKNLGFFAKLKEGLSKTTQNLTGKLDELFKGHIEIDEELYEEIEEILITGDVGFETTLKIVDMLRKNVKKKSIQDVKDVREELKLIVEEILSGDDSNLKLEPKPAILVIVGVNGVGKTTSIGKIAMRLKSEGKSVLLAAGDTFRAAAAEQLEVWADRAGVELIKHQEGSDPSAVIFDAISGAKARNTDVLICDTAGRLHNKKNLMQELAKIFRIIDREYPEATKEVLLVIDATTGQNAINQVKIFKEAAPLTGIILTKLDGTAKGGVVLSIKSEQQLPIKLIGVGEKIEDLQDFNAKDFAKALFSSN encoded by the coding sequence ATGTTAAAGAAATTTTGGAACAGTCTAAATAAAAAAAATGATAGCACAAATGAAGAGATAGTTGAGAAAGATGACTTAAAAGCTGAAGAGGAAAACTGGGAGAACGCAAATACGGATGAAGATATAAATGCTAATGAAATGAATGAAGATGATAAAGAAGTGATTGAGGAAGAAAGTATAGTTGAAAGCATAGAAGAAAATATAGAAGAAGCTTCTTTAAATGATAATGTTGAAGCTGGAAAAATAGAGGAAGTGAGCTTAAACCAAGCTGAGTCTGATATGGATGAAGAACAGCCTCAAAAGAATCTTGGCTTTTTTGCAAAGCTTAAAGAAGGCTTAAGTAAAACCACTCAAAATTTAACAGGTAAACTAGATGAGCTTTTCAAAGGACATATAGAGATTGATGAAGAACTCTATGAGGAAATAGAAGAAATACTCATCACTGGTGATGTAGGCTTTGAAACTACATTGAAAATCGTTGATATGCTAAGAAAAAATGTAAAGAAAAAATCTATTCAGGATGTCAAAGATGTAAGAGAAGAGCTTAAATTAATAGTAGAAGAAATTTTATCTGGGGATGACAGTAACTTAAAATTAGAGCCTAAGCCAGCTATTTTAGTAATAGTAGGAGTAAATGGAGTAGGAAAAACAACTTCAATAGGCAAAATAGCAATGAGGCTGAAATCTGAAGGCAAAAGCGTACTTTTAGCTGCGGGAGATACATTTAGAGCGGCAGCAGCAGAGCAACTTGAAGTATGGGCAGACAGGGCAGGAGTGGAGCTTATCAAGCATCAGGAAGGGTCAGACCCTTCAGCTGTAATTTTTGATGCCATAAGTGGTGCAAAAGCCAGAAATACAGATGTACTGATTTGCGACACAGCTGGAAGACTTCACAACAAAAAGAACTTGATGCAGGAGCTAGCAAAAATATTTAGAATAATTGATAGAGAGTACCCAGAGGCGACGAAGGAAGTTCTTCTCGTTATAGATGCTACAACTGGTCAAAATGCTATTAATCAAGTGAAAATATTTAAAGAGGCTGCTCCGCTTACAGGTATAATTTTGACAAAGCTCGATGGAACAGCTAAGGGTGGAGTTGTATTATCTATAAAATCTGAGCAGCAGCTTCCTATTAAGCTAATAGGGGTTGGAGAAAAAATTGAGGATTTACAAGATTTTAATGCAAAGGATTTTGCAAAAGCTCTTTTTAGTTCGAATTAG